The Thermothielavioides terrestris NRRL 8126 chromosome 2, complete sequence genome includes a region encoding these proteins:
- a CDS encoding glyoside hydrolase family 61 protein translates to MRTTFAAALAAFAAQEVAGHAIFQQLWHGSSCVRMPLSNSPVTNVGSRDMICNAGTRPVSGKCPVKAGGTVTVEMHQQPGDRSCNNEAIGGAHWGPVQVYLSKVEDASTADGSTGWFKIFADTWSKKAGSSVGDDDNWGTRDLNACCGKMQVKIPADIPSGDYLLRAEALALHTAGQVGGAQFYMSCYQITVSGGGSASPATVKFPGAYSANDPGIHINIHAAVSNYVAPGPAVYSGGTTKVAGSGCQGCENTCKVGSSPTATAPSGKSGAGSDGGAGTDGGSSSSSPDTGSACSVQAYGQCGGNGYSGCTQCAPGYTCKAVSPPYYSQCAPSS, encoded by the exons ATGAGGACGACATTCGCCGCCGCGTTGGCAGCCTTCGCTGCGCAGGAAGTGGCAGGCCATGCCATCTTCCAACAGCTCTGG CACGGCTCCTCCTGCGTCCGCATGCCGCTGTCGAACTCGCCCGTCACGAACGTCGGCAGCAGGGACATGATCTGCAACGCCGGCACGCGCCCCGTCAGCGGGAAGTGCCCCGTcaaggccggcggcaccgtgaCGGTTGAGATGCACCAG CAACCCGGGGATCGGTCGTGTAACAACGAAgccatcggcggcgcccaCTGGGGACCGGTGCAGGTGTACCTCAGCAAGGTGGAGGACGCGAGCACGGCGGACGGGTCGACGGGCTGGTTCAAGATCTTCGCGGACACGTGGTCCAAGAAGGCGGGCAGCTCGGTGGGGGACGACGACAACTGGGGCACGCGCGACCTCAACGCGTGCTGCGGCAAGATGCAGGTCAAGATCCCGGCGGACATCCCGTCGGGCGACTACCTGCTGCgggcggaggcgctggcgctgcacaCGGCGGGCcaggtgggcggcgcgcagtTCTACATGAGCTGCTACCAGATCACCgtgtcgggcggcggcagcgccagcccggccacCGTCAAGTTCCCCGGCGCCTACAGCGCCAACGACCCGGGCATCCACATCAACATCCACGCGGCCGTGTCCAACTACGTcgcgcccggcccggccgtcTATTCCGGCGGCACGACCAAGGTGGCCGGGTCCGGGTGCCAAGGCTGCGAGAACACGTGCAAGGTCGGCTCGTCgcccacggcgacggcgccgtcgggcaAGAGCGGCGCGGGttccgacggcggcgctgggacCGACGGCGGGTCTTCGTCTTCGAGCCCCGACACGGGCAGCGCGTGCAGCGTGCAGGCCTACGGGCAGTGCGGCGGGAACGGGTACTCGGGTTGCACCCAGTGCGCG CCCGGCTATACTTGCAAGGCGGTCTCTCCGCCGTACTATTCGCAGTGCGCCCCTTCTTCTTAG